In Levilactobacillus brevis, a single genomic region encodes these proteins:
- the trxA gene encoding thioredoxin — MQAITSKDFEHVGDDTAVTVVDFWADWCGPCKMQTPVLEELDRDYGDQVKFASLDVDQNQELAQSLGIMSIPSLVIFKNGMPTEKVVGFHPKSALKKYIDEKVAEVTA; from the coding sequence ATGCAAGCAATTACAAGTAAGGACTTTGAGCACGTTGGTGACGATACGGCCGTGACGGTAGTGGACTTTTGGGCCGACTGGTGTGGGCCATGTAAGATGCAGACGCCGGTCTTAGAAGAACTTGACCGCGACTACGGCGATCAAGTGAAGTTTGCCTCGTTAGATGTCGATCAAAATCAGGAGCTGGCGCAGTCGCTGGGAATCATGAGTATTCCTTCACTGGTCATCTTCAAGAACGGGATGCCAACGGAAAAGGTTGTGGGTTTTCACCCCAAGTCAGCCTTGAAGAAGTATATTGACGAAAAAGTCGCTGAGGTGACCGCCTAA
- a CDS encoding CrcB family protein → MVGIAGLGTAVGALGRYATTRLVTRLYGQHWPLATLLINWLGCLLLGGLMGYQLDHGVMVLLGTGILGGFTTFSTFSHEVVMLVDQRRFGAMIGYLFLSVVGGLILAAGGLWWGLYLR, encoded by the coding sequence ATGGTTGGGATCGCTGGACTAGGTACGGCCGTGGGTGCGTTGGGGCGTTACGCTACGACGCGCTTGGTCACCCGATTGTATGGACAGCACTGGCCGTTAGCGACCCTACTGATTAATTGGTTGGGGTGTCTGCTCCTCGGGGGCCTCATGGGCTATCAGCTGGATCACGGCGTTATGGTCCTTTTAGGTACGGGTATCTTGGGAGGCTTCACGACCTTCTCCACGTTTAGCCATGAGGTGGTCATGTTGGTCGATCAACGGCGTTTTGGGGCCATGATCGGGTATTTATTCCTGAGCGTTGTCGGTGGCCTGATATTGGCCGCCGGTGGACTCTGGTGGGGCCTGTATTTACGCTGA
- a CDS encoding alpha/beta hydrolase encodes MVPGSSASQNRFDALITQLRKETKKPHSVLKVQVAESGQITYTGAIKRGDNHPFIVVAFENNRDGYQNINKQAQWLNLAFKDLVKTYHFNHFSMLGHSNGGLILSTFLEKYLAETAHVKPERLMTIATPYNMESDSTTKQTAILRELIKGRTKLPKKLTVYSVAGTENYSSDGTVPANSVNQGKYVFQNQVAHYTQITVTGDDTTHSDLPQNKQIVLLIRQYLLKEVLPSKERFTPNQSRSNDASETDLP; translated from the coding sequence ATGGTTCCCGGATCGAGTGCGAGTCAGAACCGTTTCGACGCGTTGATTACGCAGCTTCGTAAGGAGACGAAGAAGCCCCATAGCGTATTGAAGGTCCAGGTGGCCGAGAGTGGTCAGATTACCTATACGGGGGCCATCAAACGTGGAGATAACCATCCCTTCATTGTGGTGGCCTTCGAAAATAATCGTGATGGTTATCAGAACATTAACAAGCAGGCACAATGGTTGAATCTGGCCTTTAAAGATCTGGTTAAGACCTACCACTTCAACCATTTCTCGATGTTGGGTCACTCAAATGGTGGCCTGATTCTCAGCACCTTTTTGGAAAAATACTTGGCGGAGACGGCCCACGTGAAGCCGGAGCGGCTCATGACGATTGCGACACCGTATAACATGGAGTCGGACAGTACCACCAAGCAGACGGCCATCTTGCGGGAACTCATCAAGGGGCGAACTAAATTGCCGAAGAAGTTGACGGTCTATTCCGTCGCCGGTACGGAGAATTATTCGAGTGATGGGACTGTTCCAGCCAATAGTGTCAATCAAGGCAAGTATGTTTTCCAAAATCAAGTGGCCCATTACACGCAGATTACGGTGACCGGAGATGATACGACCCATTCGGATTTGCCGCAAAACAAGCAGATTGTGCTCTTGATCCGGCAATATCTCTTAAAAGAAGTATTGCCAAGTAAGGAGCGGTTCACGCCTAATCAGTCGCGCAGCAACGATGCCAGCGAGACGGACCTTCCCTGA
- a CDS encoding MFS transporter codes for MDSASKALAQTDVKLPWREKFGWATGDFAQNLIYTTISTYLLFFYTNVYGLPAADAATMFLVVRLIDAINDPIVGTIVDKHTTRWGKYRGWLLYMSIPLAVLAMLCFHVPNVGAMGKLVYAYVTYVGLSVIYTTVNIPYGSLNAAMTRNNKELVSMSSVRMLLANLGSLAVSFGVPVFVKLISGGHYSGIQSQNGWFWTMVIYGIAGAAILIFCFSQSVERIKMAPEQESNVKVSDLYHQLVINGPLRTLALFFIITFGLMSVVNSVGAYYMTYNAGNPDMMQWYNLLGTLPAFIVVPITPWLNRKIGTQWLMQGSLGLAVIGFVIMYAVPATNITWTFIGRTIEAAGIILSTGFQWALVPQAITYGEWKSGKRENGIINAVIGFFFKFGMALGGVVPGYVLAAYGFVANHQQTARSLEGIRMTTTIIPIIVTVLAMVVFAFYRLTDEKVEKMNQEITARHATEKAEQN; via the coding sequence ATGGATTCTGCTTCCAAAGCGTTAGCACAAACTGACGTTAAGCTACCATGGCGTGAGAAGTTCGGTTGGGCAACCGGAGATTTCGCGCAGAACTTGATTTATACCACCATTTCGACGTATCTGCTATTTTTCTACACGAACGTTTATGGTTTACCCGCTGCCGATGCGGCAACGATGTTTTTAGTCGTTCGATTGATTGATGCCATTAACGACCCTATTGTTGGGACAATTGTCGACAAGCACACGACACGTTGGGGAAAGTACCGTGGCTGGTTACTCTACATGTCCATCCCACTGGCCGTCCTCGCGATGCTCTGCTTCCACGTGCCGAACGTTGGCGCTATGGGCAAATTGGTCTACGCTTACGTGACCTATGTTGGCTTATCCGTTATTTACACGACCGTCAACATTCCTTATGGGTCTCTGAATGCCGCAATGACGCGGAACAACAAGGAACTGGTCTCCATGAGTTCCGTCCGGATGCTCTTGGCTAACCTAGGTTCTTTAGCCGTTAGCTTCGGTGTTCCCGTCTTCGTTAAGCTGATTTCCGGCGGTCACTACTCCGGTATTCAATCTCAAAACGGATGGTTCTGGACCATGGTGATCTACGGGATCGCCGGGGCAGCCATTCTCATCTTCTGTTTCAGCCAATCTGTTGAACGGATCAAGATGGCGCCAGAACAGGAATCTAACGTTAAAGTTTCCGATCTGTACCACCAACTGGTTATCAACGGGCCACTCCGGACGTTGGCGCTCTTCTTCATCATCACCTTTGGCTTGATGTCCGTGGTCAACTCCGTTGGGGCTTACTACATGACCTACAACGCCGGCAACCCTGACATGATGCAATGGTATAACCTCTTAGGGACGCTACCAGCCTTCATCGTGGTGCCAATTACACCGTGGTTGAACCGAAAAATCGGGACGCAATGGTTAATGCAAGGAAGTCTAGGTTTGGCTGTCATTGGTTTCGTGATTATGTATGCGGTTCCAGCTACCAACATTACCTGGACCTTCATTGGCCGGACGATTGAAGCCGCTGGGATTATCCTTTCGACTGGATTTCAGTGGGCCTTGGTGCCCCAAGCCATTACTTATGGGGAATGGAAGTCCGGCAAGCGTGAAAACGGAATTATCAACGCCGTCATTGGCTTCTTCTTCAAATTTGGGATGGCCCTCGGTGGTGTTGTTCCAGGCTACGTCTTAGCGGCCTACGGTTTCGTGGCCAATCACCAACAAACCGCACGCAGTCTTGAAGGTATCCGGATGACTACGACGATTATTCCAATCATCGTGACCGTCTTGGCTATGGTTGTCTTCGCCTTCTACCGTCTGACCGACGAAAAGGTTGAAAAGATGAACCAAGAAATTACGGCACGGCACGCTACTGAAAAAGCTGAACAGAATTAA
- a CDS encoding metal-sensitive transcriptional regulator: MVQTTSNQLKNRLRRADGQLQGILKMVDEGRDCQDILTQLAAVRSGVERMMGVVVAENVRQCVAKDQLDDQQQAELQAALDLVVKTH, translated from the coding sequence ATGGTTCAAACAACGTCGAATCAGCTGAAAAACCGGCTGCGGCGTGCGGATGGTCAATTGCAAGGAATTCTCAAGATGGTTGATGAGGGTCGTGACTGCCAAGACATTCTGACCCAGCTTGCGGCCGTTCGCTCGGGTGTTGAGCGGATGATGGGTGTCGTAGTTGCGGAGAACGTCAGACAGTGCGTGGCGAAAGACCAGCTTGATGACCAGCAACAGGCCGAGCTCCAAGCCGCCCTAGATTTAGTCGTTAAAACGCATTGA
- a CDS encoding FAD-dependent oxidoreductase — MKVIIVGSTHAGTNAALQILRDHPETDVTIYERHTNVSFLSCGISLFLDGQVKHLEDMFYSSPEALAEAGAKVLTRHNVIKIDSENKSLDVVDMDTGDLSTDTYDKLIMATGSTVTVPPIFGIDEDKVMMCKNYEQAVAIDKAAKGNKRIAIVGAGYIGTELAESYARTGHDVQLLQSRDIILNHYVDKELSDHVVSLLEDNGVKVMLNHRVTSFTGDENGQLIIETTDGDFTADLAVVCTGFVPNTELLRGQVDMDRHGAIIINDYVQSSNPDIFACGDASVVNFNPTGKPAYTPLATNAVRQGMLAGINIFGNIQKYMGTQATSAMQIFGRTLASTGLTIDHALRSGYDADQVTYQGTWRPDYMPSTDDLTINLVYNRENRRILGAQFLSQHEVAQSANAMSIAIQNRNTIDDLAFVDMLFNPNFDAPFNYLNLVAQMAVEKETKRGNNHPRLTAGVDEDPENV, encoded by the coding sequence ATGAAAGTCATCATTGTTGGTAGTACACACGCTGGTACAAATGCGGCGCTCCAAATTTTGCGGGATCATCCAGAGACCGACGTGACCATTTACGAACGGCACACGAACGTTTCGTTCCTTTCTTGCGGGATTTCACTGTTCTTGGATGGACAAGTTAAGCACCTTGAAGATATGTTCTATTCTTCGCCAGAAGCACTGGCTGAAGCGGGAGCCAAGGTGTTAACGCGGCACAACGTGATTAAGATTGATTCAGAAAATAAATCGTTGGATGTGGTGGACATGGATACTGGGGACCTGTCCACGGATACTTATGACAAGTTAATTATGGCCACCGGCTCAACGGTGACTGTTCCACCAATCTTTGGGATTGATGAAGATAAAGTAATGATGTGCAAAAACTACGAGCAAGCGGTGGCCATTGATAAAGCGGCTAAGGGCAATAAACGGATTGCCATTGTTGGGGCCGGTTATATCGGGACCGAACTTGCTGAGAGTTATGCACGAACTGGGCACGACGTTCAGTTGCTACAGTCACGGGATATCATCCTGAACCACTACGTCGACAAGGAATTATCCGACCACGTGGTGAGCTTATTGGAAGACAACGGCGTTAAGGTCATGTTGAACCACCGGGTGACCTCCTTTACGGGGGATGAAAATGGACAATTGATTATCGAAACCACGGACGGCGATTTCACGGCGGACCTGGCGGTTGTCTGCACCGGGTTTGTACCGAATACGGAATTGTTGCGAGGACAAGTTGACATGGATCGGCACGGTGCCATCATTATCAACGATTACGTTCAGTCCTCTAACCCCGACATCTTTGCCTGCGGAGATGCCAGTGTGGTTAACTTCAACCCAACTGGCAAACCAGCCTACACGCCACTGGCGACTAACGCCGTGCGGCAAGGGATGTTGGCCGGGATTAATATTTTTGGCAACATTCAGAAATACATGGGAACGCAAGCCACCTCTGCCATGCAAATCTTTGGGCGGACGCTGGCTTCAACCGGTTTGACTATTGATCACGCTCTACGTTCTGGTTATGATGCCGATCAGGTTACGTACCAAGGAACTTGGCGACCGGATTACATGCCATCGACGGATGATTTGACCATCAACTTGGTTTACAACCGGGAAAATCGGCGGATCTTGGGGGCACAATTCCTGAGTCAACATGAGGTGGCCCAATCCGCCAACGCCATGTCGATCGCCATTCAAAATCGCAATACGATTGATGACCTAGCTTTTGTGGACATGCTGTTTAATCCGAACTTCGATGCGCCATTCAACTACCTGAACTTAGTGGCACAGATGGCGGTTGAAAAGGAAACCAAGCGTGGCAACAATCATCCGCGGTTAACGGCCGGTGTGGATGAAGATCCGGAAAACGTCTAA
- a CDS encoding PTS transporter subunit EIIC translates to MVGRLRGLWRLNQRVNQWRAMRAVREALRVAYPFILVMAFVDVVGQGCLSKSGFFFQIYHIGKWLPGIDLWRQGLQAVSVVVNGLVAVMIAFTTGHYLARTYHTEPLAVGMMSALAFLTLNVNYEALGQGGHDGGDAQFLLTNLGPQGIFLAILVGLGVGWLASRLMQALAKWWLRYRQTPISWTGRIAWSLAVVLTLTVVLGFALSWFVGGGLNNLVYLALQTLNTSLGHDGFRILAVTALSNCLWWLGLIGPIDVAGNSSVTSLQNLAYAVQHGSGWGAPHPITLHTLGDAYANFGGAGMTLALLIAIWIGSRQASYRRIANQTALPNLLNLNEPTLLGLPLLFNPVLLIPFVLAPAVNMVLAWVAISWKLVPPIVYPVPRTTPGPLVAYLGTGGDWRALLLSLLCLSVSVVIYLPFVRLLNDEGGADHGA, encoded by the coding sequence ATGGTCGGACGACTACGGGGACTCTGGCGACTTAATCAACGGGTGAATCAGTGGCGAGCGATGCGGGCCGTACGTGAAGCATTGCGCGTGGCCTATCCGTTTATTTTAGTCATGGCATTTGTCGATGTCGTGGGTCAAGGGTGCCTATCAAAGAGTGGGTTTTTCTTTCAGATTTACCACATTGGAAAGTGGTTACCAGGGATTGACCTTTGGCGGCAGGGGTTACAGGCCGTCAGTGTCGTGGTTAACGGCTTAGTTGCCGTGATGATTGCCTTTACCACGGGCCATTATTTGGCGCGCACGTATCATACGGAACCGTTAGCCGTGGGGATGATGAGTGCGCTGGCTTTTCTAACGCTGAACGTGAATTATGAAGCATTGGGTCAGGGCGGTCACGATGGTGGTGATGCACAATTTTTACTGACTAATCTGGGGCCGCAGGGGATCTTTCTCGCGATTTTGGTGGGACTGGGTGTGGGCTGGCTGGCAAGTCGACTCATGCAGGCCTTGGCCAAATGGTGGTTGCGGTATCGGCAAACGCCTATCTCGTGGACGGGACGGATCGCCTGGTCCCTTGCGGTTGTTTTGACCCTGACCGTGGTGCTGGGGTTTGCGCTCAGTTGGTTTGTCGGTGGGGGTCTTAACAATCTGGTTTATTTAGCCCTACAGACGCTTAACACCAGTCTGGGGCACGACGGCTTTCGAATTCTAGCCGTCACGGCACTGAGCAACTGTCTGTGGTGGCTGGGATTGATCGGGCCCATCGACGTTGCCGGGAATAGTTCGGTGACTTCTCTACAGAACCTGGCCTATGCTGTCCAACATGGTTCAGGCTGGGGCGCACCGCATCCCATTACCCTGCATACACTGGGGGATGCCTATGCCAACTTTGGTGGTGCTGGGATGACGCTAGCCTTACTGATCGCAATTTGGATCGGTTCACGCCAGGCCAGCTATCGACGCATCGCCAATCAAACGGCGCTACCGAATCTCCTGAACCTTAACGAACCAACGTTATTGGGCTTGCCGTTACTCTTCAATCCCGTCCTGTTGATTCCCTTTGTGCTAGCGCCCGCCGTGAATATGGTGTTGGCTTGGGTGGCCATTTCGTGGAAGTTAGTCCCGCCAATTGTGTATCCCGTACCGCGAACAACGCCAGGTCCTTTAGTCGCTTATTTGGGAACGGGCGGGGATTGGCGGGCACTACTCCTGAGTTTGCTGTGTTTGAGTGTGTCGGTTGTGATTTATTTACCGTTCGTCCGGCTGCTCAATGATGAAGGGGGTGCGGATCATGGGGCATAA
- a CDS encoding helix-turn-helix domain-containing protein, which translates to MFVERRALDRLPQENHFIYVVDYPICQVAQSGQLVVAKNYASWGEITQITRDANQRFVIESTSGHTLTLGVKKIVTYETDADLSSVATLLERNGYSLPTTTALPVTDKFRQQLAAVFPKVTNLTTIPECYAVIDCEFGILFGVQHQGDSLVQRRVSILGEKASIFQLAVLGYAGNRPIDLFFNRYLDHPNFSPTLKLRGLKETALPLVAYEAQAKPTTVLKAFIHEVVARQLPLVFWDKGNDLRLLRQALAVHFTEFSVEEQLLLGKPLAVFDGSVYTNLVINRSNHAKKDAHHFLPLNGVAGLLNIFNPHQHNALWDAQTTHCVVNALAKIQETQPLVLTQPYPVAHESSVAEVSGTSVSRPAPHVLVPTTATFCQLRSVGRTYREIAQQFGVSTSTVWRAVQQATRV; encoded by the coding sequence GTGTTTGTGGAGCGGCGGGCGCTGGATCGATTGCCGCAGGAGAATCACTTTATCTACGTGGTGGACTATCCCATCTGCCAAGTGGCGCAGTCGGGCCAGCTGGTGGTCGCTAAGAATTACGCGAGTTGGGGTGAGATCACGCAGATTACCCGGGATGCCAATCAGCGCTTCGTCATTGAATCGACATCCGGCCACACCCTAACGTTGGGCGTTAAGAAGATCGTGACCTACGAGACGGATGCCGACCTTTCCAGCGTGGCGACATTGTTAGAACGCAATGGCTACAGTCTACCCACGACGACGGCGCTTCCCGTCACGGATAAATTTCGGCAACAGTTGGCGGCCGTTTTCCCTAAAGTTACCAATTTGACGACGATTCCTGAATGTTATGCCGTGATCGACTGTGAATTTGGCATCTTATTTGGTGTCCAGCACCAAGGCGATAGCTTGGTGCAACGGCGGGTGTCAATTTTGGGAGAAAAAGCCAGTATCTTTCAGCTAGCCGTGCTCGGTTATGCCGGTAACCGGCCGATTGATCTGTTCTTTAATCGATATTTAGATCATCCCAACTTTTCACCGACGCTTAAATTACGGGGCTTAAAAGAGACCGCCTTGCCACTGGTGGCCTATGAGGCGCAAGCGAAGCCGACGACGGTGTTGAAGGCCTTTATTCATGAGGTGGTGGCGCGGCAGTTGCCGCTGGTCTTCTGGGATAAAGGCAACGACCTGCGCCTGTTGCGTCAGGCCTTGGCCGTCCACTTTACTGAGTTCTCGGTGGAAGAGCAGCTATTGTTGGGCAAGCCGCTTGCGGTGTTTGACGGCAGTGTCTACACGAATCTGGTCATTAATCGCAGTAATCATGCTAAGAAAGACGCCCACCACTTCTTGCCACTGAATGGTGTGGCCGGACTGCTCAATATTTTCAATCCGCATCAACACAATGCGCTGTGGGATGCGCAAACCACTCACTGTGTTGTCAATGCACTGGCAAAGATTCAAGAAACGCAACCGCTAGTCTTAACGCAACCGTATCCCGTAGCCCACGAGAGCTCGGTGGCTGAAGTGTCGGGCACATCAGTTTCGCGGCCCGCACCACACGTGCTGGTGCCCACCACGGCGACGTTTTGCCAGCTCCGCTCGGTGGGACGCACCTATCGGGAGATTGCCCAGCAGTTCGGGGTCAGCACCAGTACGGTCTGGCGGGCGGTGCAGCAGGCGACGCGGGTGTAG
- a CDS encoding LCP family protein, producing the protein MQNTPLRQRQFTPRRHRLRRWLLVLCSLLLVGGGFYGWRAWHSAQATFSHTYQADGLKPSSTALASGKPFAILLLGTDTGALGRHDVGRTDTMIVATINPQQQTAKLTSIPRDTLVNIYGSQQDEEKINAAYPLYGAKTTVKTVEHLVNIPISYYVLLNMGGLKKMINAVGGVTVKPLLTFHYEQANVVKGQSIHLNGASALAYSRMRDQDPLGDYGRQARQRQIIKALVLKEASLSSLTRYHSVLDSLSDNLQTNLTFNDLMWLRAKDSHTSRHIQSQTLQGENATLNGIDYQIAPQAEINKVSTNLRQALGLSPNSTFQTDALDPLGF; encoded by the coding sequence ATGCAAAATACACCATTACGACAACGACAATTCACGCCCCGGCGGCATCGTCTACGTCGGTGGCTGCTGGTTCTCTGTAGCTTGCTCCTCGTCGGCGGCGGTTTCTATGGCTGGCGGGCTTGGCACAGCGCGCAGGCCACCTTTTCTCACACCTATCAGGCCGATGGGTTGAAACCCAGTAGCACGGCCCTCGCCAGTGGAAAGCCCTTCGCCATTCTCTTGCTGGGAACGGACACGGGCGCACTGGGTCGTCACGACGTTGGGCGGACCGACACCATGATTGTCGCCACCATTAACCCGCAACAGCAGACGGCTAAACTCACCAGTATTCCGCGTGACACGTTGGTTAACATTTACGGCAGCCAACAGGATGAAGAAAAGATCAACGCCGCCTATCCGCTATATGGCGCGAAAACGACCGTTAAAACCGTGGAGCACCTGGTCAATATCCCAATTAGCTACTACGTTCTGCTCAACATGGGCGGCCTAAAGAAAATGATTAACGCGGTAGGCGGTGTGACCGTTAAGCCTTTGTTAACCTTCCACTACGAACAGGCAAACGTGGTCAAGGGCCAATCGATTCACCTCAACGGCGCCAGCGCCCTAGCCTACTCACGAATGCGCGACCAAGATCCGCTAGGCGACTACGGCCGCCAAGCGCGCCAACGGCAAATCATTAAGGCGCTCGTCCTCAAGGAGGCCAGTCTGAGTTCACTGACACGCTACCATTCCGTGCTGGACTCCCTCAGCGATAATCTACAAACGAATCTGACCTTCAACGACCTCATGTGGCTTCGTGCCAAGGACAGCCACACCAGCCGACACATTCAGTCGCAAACGCTACAGGGAGAGAATGCCACACTCAATGGCATCGACTACCAAATTGCCCCGCAAGCCGAGATCAACAAGGTCTCGACCAACCTGCGACAAGCCCTGGGACTATCGCCCAACAGCACGTTTCAAACAGATGCCCTGGATCCATTGGGGTTCTGA
- a CDS encoding CrcB family protein — protein sequence MAKIIAIIGFAFVGGGCRYWLGTILPVTAGFPWATVVVNLVGSGVLAWLSHAETLTDKWPNALSVGLGVGGLGAFTTFSTFSVDTVRLLQTQAWLTASVYVVVTLIGGLVLSGFGVWSARRWWQLPVTRA from the coding sequence TTGGCAAAAATTATCGCAATCATTGGCTTTGCCTTTGTTGGTGGGGGCTGTCGGTATTGGTTAGGAACGATCTTACCCGTCACCGCTGGCTTTCCCTGGGCAACGGTCGTGGTTAATCTGGTTGGAAGTGGCGTACTCGCCTGGCTATCGCACGCAGAGACGCTCACCGATAAATGGCCCAACGCCCTGTCGGTGGGGCTGGGCGTCGGGGGACTCGGGGCGTTCACGACCTTCTCCACATTTAGCGTGGATACAGTACGCTTGCTGCAGACGCAAGCTTGGTTAACGGCGAGCGTATACGTTGTCGTGACGCTCATTGGCGGACTCGTGTTAAGCGGCTTTGGGGTCTGGAGTGCCCGCCGCTGGTGGCAATTACCGGTGACCCGAGCATGA
- a CDS encoding DegV family protein, which yields MPQEKIAILVDSCSDVPADVLEAADMALMPMNVIFRDRAYEDRVTITPAEFYRRQATEKATTASPTGKHILEALNRIQASGYTHVIAVCISAGLSGTYQETQLLAADTDLTVHVVNTRSVGIGSGFAAIYAAKLRSEGRPFQEIVDEVERVTAQTKVFFYVPSLKYLQAGGRIGKVAGMAGTLLNVKPIISCDDEGIYYPIAKVRGEKRTITKLLALVNDAIGDAKRVNVAVCDGVNPELRATVLAKLQAAHPNVLQWYAGDVSPALGVHTGPGLIGVGVQVLD from the coding sequence ATGCCACAAGAAAAGATTGCAATTTTAGTGGACTCATGTTCTGACGTGCCAGCGGATGTTCTGGAGGCGGCTGACATGGCCCTAATGCCCATGAACGTTATTTTTCGAGACCGTGCTTACGAGGACCGTGTCACCATCACCCCGGCGGAATTTTACCGGCGGCAGGCGACGGAGAAGGCGACGACGGCTAGTCCAACGGGGAAACATATCCTGGAGGCGTTGAACCGGATTCAAGCTTCCGGCTACACCCACGTCATCGCGGTTTGTATCTCGGCGGGACTTTCGGGGACCTACCAGGAAACCCAGCTGTTAGCCGCTGACACGGATTTAACCGTCCACGTGGTCAATACCCGTAGTGTGGGAATTGGTAGCGGCTTTGCGGCTATTTATGCGGCTAAACTGCGGTCTGAGGGCCGGCCTTTCCAAGAGATCGTTGACGAGGTGGAACGGGTGACGGCGCAGACCAAGGTCTTCTTCTACGTCCCCTCTTTAAAGTACCTGCAAGCCGGCGGTCGGATCGGCAAGGTGGCTGGCATGGCCGGTACCTTGTTAAACGTTAAGCCCATCATTTCCTGTGACGATGAGGGCATCTACTATCCCATCGCGAAGGTTCGGGGCGAAAAGCGCACGATTACCAAGCTATTGGCGTTGGTCAACGACGCTATCGGAGATGCCAAACGCGTCAACGTGGCGGTCTGTGACGGGGTCAATCCGGAGCTACGGGCGACGGTCCTAGCGAAGCTACAGGCAGCTCATCCGAACGTCTTGCAGTGGTATGCGGGCGATGTTTCCCCCGCGCTGGGTGTCCACACGGGCCCCGGTTTGATTGGTGTCGGCGTGCAGGTGCTGGATTAA
- a CDS encoding VTT domain-containing protein gives MTVLFEIWDMIWHPLNVLVPLTNQLGTGIYPVLFFLIFLESGMLIFSFIPGQSLLFMVGSISANPRSQLNIWLLVLMFTLAATLGSAIKYLTTIRWHNYQDKLIERLPDQKVAQATAAFNRNQDQTMLIGRFIPFVGLFVPIMAGTVDMTWRQFRFYNLLGSLLWVGSCCAVGYFFGNTPFVRNNFTWLFLALLAIPFLGQRLIQYVKAQRTA, from the coding sequence ATGACGGTTTTATTCGAAATTTGGGATATGATTTGGCATCCCTTGAATGTGTTGGTACCCTTAACGAATCAGCTGGGAACGGGGATTTATCCGGTGCTTTTCTTTTTGATTTTCTTGGAATCAGGCATGCTGATCTTCTCGTTTATTCCGGGTCAATCGCTCCTCTTCATGGTGGGCTCAATCTCGGCAAATCCGCGGTCGCAACTGAACATCTGGCTGTTGGTCTTGATGTTTACGTTGGCGGCCACGCTGGGGTCGGCCATTAAGTACCTCACCACAATTCGGTGGCACAATTATCAAGACAAGTTAATCGAACGGCTACCGGACCAAAAGGTGGCGCAGGCCACGGCGGCGTTCAATCGAAATCAAGACCAGACCATGCTAATCGGTCGCTTCATTCCCTTTGTGGGGTTATTTGTCCCAATTATGGCGGGGACGGTTGACATGACCTGGCGGCAATTTCGGTTTTACAATCTGCTAGGCAGCCTCCTTTGGGTGGGGAGTTGCTGTGCGGTCGGATACTTCTTCGGCAACACGCCGTTTGTCCGGAATAACTTCACCTGGCTATTCTTGGCACTCTTAGCGATTCCTTTTCTGGGTCAGCGGTTGATTCAGTACGTTAAGGCGCAACGGACGGCCTAA
- a CDS encoding S-ribosylhomocysteine lyase → MAKVESFTLDHTAVKAPYVRLITRETGTKGDVISNFDLRLVQPNTNAIPTAGLHTIEHLLAGYLRDEMSGVIDCSPFGCRTGFHLITWGEQSTEEVAKALKVALHRIAFDTEWKDVQGTDKYSCGNYRDHSLFSAKEWCKDILDKGISKDPFKREVI, encoded by the coding sequence ATGGCAAAAGTTGAAAGTTTTACGTTAGATCACACCGCTGTTAAGGCACCATACGTTCGTTTAATTACGCGCGAAACTGGGACGAAGGGTGACGTTATCTCTAACTTTGATTTACGTCTCGTTCAACCCAACACCAACGCTATCCCAACGGCCGGGTTACATACGATTGAACACTTGTTGGCCGGCTACCTCCGCGACGAAATGAGCGGCGTCATTGACTGCTCACCATTCGGTTGCCGGACTGGTTTCCACTTAATTACTTGGGGGGAACAATCCACCGAAGAAGTTGCCAAAGCCTTGAAGGTTGCCCTTCACCGTATTGCCTTTGACACGGAATGGAAGGATGTCCAAGGGACCGACAAGTACAGCTGTGGGAACTACCGTGATCACAGTCTCTTCTCCGCTAAGGAATGGTGCAAGGATATTCTGGACAAGGGGATTTCTAAGGACCCATTCAAGCGCGAAGTCATTTAG